A DNA window from Nitrospira sp. contains the following coding sequences:
- a CDS encoding hypothetical protein (Evidence 5 : Unknown function; MaGe:77309487), with protein MGTVTLGYDNADRCTSGSYPNGNSVT; from the coding sequence ATGGGAACCGTCACGCTCGGGTACGACAACGCCGACCGGTGCACGAGCGGGAGCTATCCCAATGGGAACAGCGTCACGTAG
- a CDS encoding conserved exported protein of unknown function (Evidence 4 : Unknown function but conserved in other organisms; MaGe:77309480) has product MPLLLAIACACLASGYPLSVSADSDRPGKPSDVFRQFTQHIQRQIELDKTAFAQASGCTNWFYHQEKHPSAPPLAQPIRLEPVLQSPSKEECLRTYPRGLDAVRQDFHHTQTSLSVSLTFYEYALVGDRNDDGRYSREELQDIFPALSLTFDPNRSPSAQAASLAGRFDDWYRLRDLEHLMTGMAQLYEKGYRVSPADRAEIDRVTK; this is encoded by the coding sequence ATGCCGCTGCTTCTCGCCATCGCCTGTGCATGCTTGGCAAGCGGGTATCCTCTGTCCGTTTCAGCCGATTCCGATCGGCCAGGGAAGCCATCCGACGTCTTCCGCCAATTCACGCAACATATTCAACGGCAAATCGAGTTGGACAAAACAGCCTTCGCGCAAGCCAGCGGCTGCACCAACTGGTTCTATCACCAAGAGAAACATCCCTCGGCGCCACCGCTCGCTCAGCCCATCCGCCTGGAGCCGGTCCTTCAGTCTCCAAGTAAAGAAGAATGCCTGCGGACCTACCCGCGCGGACTGGACGCGGTCCGCCAGGACTTTCACCACACGCAAACATCGCTATCCGTCAGCCTGACGTTCTATGAATATGCCCTGGTGGGCGACCGCAACGACGATGGCCGCTACAGCCGGGAAGAGCTGCAAGATATTTTCCCAGCCCTATCCCTCACCTTCGATCCCAACCGTTCTCCCAGCGCCCAAGCCGCCTCGCTCGCCGGGCGCTTCGATGACTGGTATCGCCTGCGGGACCTCGAACACCTCATGACCGGCATGGCTCAACTCTATGAAAAGGGCTATCGGGTCTCGCCCGCCGACCGGGCCGAAATTGACCGAGTCACGAAATGA
- a CDS encoding tRNA pseudouridine synthase D (MaGe:77309479): MTTQAEPFLTAAIPGIGGAMRVSHEDFQVDERPLYLPCGEGEHLYLSVTKRGLSTPDLVKNFSSVLGVKAQAIGVAGLKDARAVTTQMVSVQGVDQDRISRLAIGEQLLKVEVLGWHRNRLRTGHHAGNRFRLVVRDVAAHAAESVPAILAELSRRGVPNYFGPQRQGKSGDNHEVGAALLNDARRRGKLSRSKRMWYLNTYQSYLFNRILARRIDRIDRLFAGDWAMKSQNGACFLVEDAEKEQVRADCFEISPTGILFGSRASWAEGEPGAIEQAVVTEAGTTQEALVSAAKECGFRGERRALRVPLAELEWALEGTALTLTFALPPGAYATSVLREVMKPAAGR, encoded by the coding sequence GTGACGACACAGGCCGAGCCGTTTCTCACTGCCGCAATCCCCGGCATCGGCGGGGCGATGCGGGTGTCCCATGAAGATTTTCAAGTCGACGAACGCCCGTTGTATCTTCCCTGCGGAGAGGGCGAGCATCTGTATCTGAGCGTGACCAAGCGAGGGCTATCGACGCCGGACCTGGTGAAGAATTTTTCGTCGGTCTTGGGGGTGAAAGCCCAAGCCATTGGTGTCGCCGGCTTGAAGGATGCGCGTGCCGTAACGACCCAGATGGTCTCGGTTCAAGGTGTCGATCAAGACCGGATCTCCCGGCTGGCGATCGGCGAACAGCTGCTGAAGGTGGAGGTATTGGGGTGGCACCGCAACCGGCTGAGAACCGGTCATCATGCGGGCAACCGGTTTCGTTTGGTCGTCCGAGATGTGGCGGCGCATGCGGCGGAGTCGGTGCCGGCCATTCTCGCCGAACTCAGCCGCCGCGGGGTGCCGAATTATTTCGGTCCTCAGCGGCAGGGGAAAAGCGGCGACAACCATGAAGTCGGCGCGGCCTTGCTGAACGACGCCCGCCGGCGCGGTAAGCTGAGCCGTTCTAAGCGGATGTGGTATTTGAACACGTACCAGTCCTATCTTTTCAATCGCATCCTGGCCCGGCGCATCGATCGGATCGACCGGCTGTTTGCTGGAGATTGGGCGATGAAGTCGCAGAATGGCGCCTGTTTTTTAGTCGAGGATGCCGAGAAAGAACAGGTCCGCGCCGATTGTTTTGAAATCAGCCCGACAGGCATTTTGTTCGGCTCGCGCGCGTCCTGGGCCGAAGGCGAGCCGGGGGCGATTGAACAAGCGGTCGTTACCGAAGCGGGCACGACGCAAGAGGCCTTAGTCTCCGCGGCCAAAGAATGCGGCTTTCGCGGCGAACGGCGGGCCCTGCGCGTGCCGCTGGCCGAATTAGAGTGGGCGCTCGAGGGCACGGCGCTCACGCTCACATTTGCGCTGCCCCCAGGAGCCTATGCGACGAGTGTCTTGCGCGAGGTGATGAAACCGGCCGCCGGGCGTTAA
- a CDS encoding OMPb-brl domain-containing protein (MaGe:77309475), translating to MTHRLRTRPTWMGAAIAGLLSFLIATPYAYPEAYIGGQIGTTLTGNTLKGVEMTDLSPPGIMSDRKLAQSALLGVKAGYYFPRVRWFGIETEFYQTNPHIKQQYTHITVTPGAIIQGFPPAPGGTAEGTLSGDHFRVRAFVPLNLMFRYHKTRLQPYLGFGMGIFMAHITTTAAGFEGSQSSTSVGFNAKAGLEYYITRHLSAFGEWKHNRASFNFDANSTGGFGFKADYNPHFIAFGLNYHF from the coding sequence ATGACGCACCGATTGAGAACAAGACCCACCTGGATGGGAGCCGCCATTGCCGGACTCTTGTCATTTCTCATCGCTACCCCATATGCGTATCCCGAAGCCTACATCGGGGGACAGATCGGAACCACGCTCACAGGCAACACCCTCAAAGGCGTCGAGATGACAGACCTCTCCCCGCCAGGAATCATGTCCGACCGGAAGCTAGCCCAGTCGGCGCTCCTCGGAGTAAAGGCGGGGTACTATTTCCCGCGGGTTCGCTGGTTCGGCATCGAAACCGAGTTCTATCAGACCAATCCTCATATCAAGCAGCAGTACACCCACATCACCGTCACTCCTGGCGCAATCATCCAAGGATTCCCTCCTGCCCCAGGGGGAACAGCTGAAGGCACGCTGTCAGGAGATCATTTTCGAGTGCGCGCATTCGTTCCGCTCAATCTCATGTTTCGCTACCATAAGACCCGATTGCAACCGTACCTCGGGTTCGGAATGGGCATCTTCATGGCCCACATCACGACAACGGCGGCGGGCTTCGAAGGGTCGCAGAGCTCGACGAGTGTCGGATTCAACGCGAAAGCCGGCCTCGAATATTACATTACCCGGCATCTCAGCGCGTTCGGCGAGTGGAAACATAACAGAGCCAGTTTCAACTTCGATGCGAATAGCACCGGCGGATTCGGATTCAAGGCCGACTATAATCCGCACTTCATCGCGTTCGGTCTCAATTATCACTTCTAG
- a CDS encoding Zinc ribbon domain-containing protein (MaGe:77309476) gives MRDMQTCPTCRQSLPEINRFCTQCGQRLTAAEPSLSAPSSSRPAPQPATPGQLNLNVLYGMVGALILAVLLPPWETPPTQPPEFLGFHSVLSPPTPEAIVSRMLLTIELTTVTIAGLYAAFFFRKR, from the coding sequence ATGCGGGATATGCAGACCTGTCCGACCTGCCGCCAGTCGTTGCCTGAAATCAATCGCTTTTGCACCCAGTGCGGACAACGGCTCACGGCCGCGGAGCCTTCCTTATCGGCACCTTCCTCATCGAGGCCGGCGCCTCAACCGGCGACGCCGGGACAACTGAATCTGAATGTACTCTACGGCATGGTCGGGGCATTGATCCTTGCCGTGCTGCTCCCTCCGTGGGAAACTCCGCCGACTCAGCCTCCAGAATTCCTCGGCTTTCACAGCGTCCTCTCTCCACCAACCCCCGAGGCCATCGTCAGCCGCATGTTGCTCACCATCGAGCTGACCACCGTGACAATTGCGGGCCTCTACGCCGCCTTCTTTTTCAGAAAACGCTGA
- a CDS encoding hypothetical protein (Evidence 4 : Unknown function but conserved in other organisms; MaGe:77309478): protein MTTAQETIVLRGHIIDSLILAKVLDLILTMGGSFDLDRVEIGRTREDPSHARIIVKAPTLATLTHILRAIQPHGAVVEQERDCVVRPAPADGVFPDEFYSTTHLPTDVRLSDLWIEVQRVEMDLGIIVDLQHMKARTVPMADVRKGDLIVVGQAGVRVIPMQRPRERDVFAFMEATVSAERPHSHVIADVARRMRMLREERRTGGGPAKVLLAGGPAIIHAGGRDALTWLVEEGFIQVLFCGNALAAHDMEADLYGTSLGYAMNAGHAVPHGHAHHLRTINRIRAIGSIRAAVESGVIERGIMAACIRAGVHVVMAGTIRDDGPLPGVITDSMQAQAAMREAIPGVGLALLVASTLHAVATGNLLPAAVPTVCVDINASVPTKLADRGSFQAVGLVMDAASFLNELARQLGRSL from the coding sequence ATGACGACGGCTCAAGAAACGATTGTCCTGCGTGGCCACATCATCGATTCACTGATCCTGGCGAAGGTCCTGGATCTGATTCTGACGATGGGCGGCTCGTTCGATCTCGACCGGGTCGAGATCGGTCGTACCCGTGAGGACCCGTCGCATGCGCGGATTATCGTGAAGGCGCCGACCCTCGCCACCCTGACCCATATTTTGCGCGCGATTCAACCGCACGGCGCCGTGGTCGAGCAGGAGCGCGATTGCGTTGTCCGTCCGGCGCCTGCCGACGGCGTATTCCCCGACGAATTTTATTCCACTACCCATTTGCCGACCGACGTTCGTCTGAGCGATCTGTGGATCGAGGTGCAACGGGTCGAGATGGACCTGGGTATTATTGTCGATCTTCAGCACATGAAGGCCCGGACTGTGCCAATGGCCGATGTCCGCAAGGGAGACCTGATTGTGGTCGGGCAGGCCGGAGTGCGTGTCATTCCGATGCAGCGGCCTCGTGAGCGCGATGTCTTTGCCTTCATGGAGGCTACGGTTTCCGCCGAGCGTCCGCATAGCCATGTCATTGCCGACGTGGCTCGGCGCATGCGGATGCTTCGCGAGGAACGGCGGACTGGAGGAGGGCCTGCCAAGGTGTTGTTGGCCGGAGGCCCGGCCATTATTCATGCCGGTGGGCGGGATGCGCTGACCTGGTTGGTCGAGGAAGGGTTTATCCAGGTCCTGTTTTGCGGCAATGCGTTGGCGGCGCACGATATGGAAGCCGACCTCTACGGAACGTCGTTAGGTTATGCGATGAATGCCGGTCACGCGGTTCCGCACGGGCATGCGCATCACCTGCGAACGATCAACCGGATTCGAGCGATCGGCAGCATTCGCGCCGCCGTCGAATCCGGAGTGATTGAGCGCGGCATCATGGCGGCCTGCATCAGGGCCGGGGTTCATGTCGTGATGGCCGGCACGATCAGAGACGATGGTCCATTACCCGGGGTCATCACCGATTCCATGCAAGCGCAAGCGGCGATGCGAGAGGCCATTCCTGGCGTTGGGTTGGCGCTGTTGGTCGCCTCCACACTGCATGCGGTCGCCACCGGTAATCTGCTTCCCGCTGCGGTGCCGACAGTCTGTGTCGATATTAATGCGTCGGTTCCCACGAAGCTCGCCGACCGGGGCAGTTTTCAAGCTGTGGGGTTAGTGATGGATGCGGCCTCTTTTCTGAATGAGCTCGCCAGGCAGCTTGGGAGGTCGCTGTGA
- a CDS encoding Metallophosphoesterase (MaGe:77309481) codes for MRSAHSWSDRVREFVGACLSEPFYRFFSLFPQCEVGLSQHAVTRLTFPHRVLAGHRAVHLSDLHLDRYQPRHERIVDEVKTLEPDWIFITGDLLNVPEGLPHLFRFLAQLRTIAPVYAILGNHDHYSGVPIEQFRDWSERHQIVLLVNESTTIHTNGGELALAGVDDPSLHRADLRCLPAQAQHRFTLLLAHAPNILDQMEPQHHANLILCGHSHGGQWRIPWVPTIWLPPGCNGRIAGHHEKQGHRLYINRGLGWSFIPLRWNCRPEIALIEWTVESAAPAIMAA; via the coding sequence ATGAGGAGCGCCCATTCGTGGTCCGATCGTGTCCGGGAATTTGTCGGTGCGTGCCTGAGTGAACCGTTCTACCGCTTCTTCAGTCTCTTTCCGCAATGCGAAGTCGGCCTCTCTCAGCATGCCGTCACCCGTCTAACCTTTCCCCATCGAGTGCTGGCAGGCCACCGGGCCGTCCATTTGAGCGACCTTCATCTCGACCGCTATCAGCCCCGCCATGAACGGATCGTCGATGAAGTCAAAACCCTGGAGCCGGATTGGATTTTCATTACTGGCGATCTGTTGAATGTCCCGGAGGGGCTGCCTCATTTGTTTCGGTTCCTCGCGCAGCTGCGAACCATCGCCCCAGTCTATGCGATCTTGGGCAATCACGACCACTATAGCGGCGTTCCCATCGAACAGTTTCGCGACTGGTCAGAGCGTCATCAGATCGTGTTGCTCGTCAATGAATCCACGACGATTCACACCAACGGCGGCGAGCTGGCCCTGGCCGGGGTGGACGATCCGTCACTGCACCGGGCCGATCTCCGCTGCTTACCGGCGCAGGCGCAACATCGATTTACCCTGCTGCTCGCGCATGCCCCCAATATTCTCGATCAAATGGAGCCACAGCATCACGCCAATCTGATTTTGTGCGGACATAGCCACGGAGGCCAGTGGAGAATTCCCTGGGTTCCGACGATCTGGCTGCCTCCCGGCTGCAATGGGCGGATTGCCGGACACCACGAGAAACAGGGCCACCGGTTGTACATCAATCGCGGCCTCGGCTGGTCGTTTATCCCGCTGCGCTGGAACTGCCGGCCGGAGATCGCACTCATCGAGTGGACCGTCGAATCGGCCGCGCCAGCCATTATGGCGGCGTAA
- a CDS encoding hypothetical protein (Evidence 4 : Unknown function but conserved in other organisms; MaGe:77309486), with amino-acid sequence MTIEVNAYWEDVIGIPLRQIQGRFYYRETEISAMPDSIWLIFAGQTIRHITGAPDGEHLCLDAAPPILDLSMGTYGRMVVRDLGRPLPFAECVGAILHAVWTLESPQGHVIGIRCDFGHEAKPIILNWGDELLLTYTYPEDAKGQEIIERRIVTDG; translated from the coding sequence ATGACTATCGAGGTGAATGCCTATTGGGAGGATGTCATTGGAATCCCCCTACGCCAGATTCAAGGGCGGTTTTATTATCGTGAGACCGAGATCAGCGCCATGCCCGATTCAATTTGGCTGATCTTTGCAGGGCAAACGATACGGCATATTACCGGAGCCCCAGATGGTGAGCATTTGTGTCTTGATGCGGCGCCTCCCATTCTGGATCTTTCTATGGGGACCTATGGGCGTATGGTGGTGCGTGATCTAGGCAGGCCCTTGCCCTTTGCGGAATGTGTTGGGGCTATTTTACATGCGGTATGGACTCTGGAATCTCCGCAAGGGCATGTCATTGGGATTCGATGTGATTTTGGACACGAAGCAAAGCCGATCATTCTGAATTGGGGGGACGAGCTTCTCTTGACCTATACGTACCCCGAGGATGCGAAAGGGCAAGAGATTATTGAGCGGCGTATTGTGACGGACGGCTAA
- a CDS encoding Transglutcore2 domain-containing protein (MaGe:77309488) encodes MVVPESQIRALIRLLSDDDARIVETISGKLIDIGPVAVPLLQEAEIEQPEMADRIATILEEIRWGKLEDEMRVLAAGPDETMSLEEGAFLIARYTYPLLDTADYRRLLDTMAQEVRERIGPRASGEETVNALNRYIFTEQGFKGNTKNYYEVENSYLNRVIDRRVGIPISLSVVYLLIGQRLSLPLHGIGMPGHFLVKYEADRYKIFIDCFNGGALLTEKNCARFLTEAGYGFDDKYLQHSPVRAILSRMVKNLLAIYSKMDEPVKTARFTTLIEILGGEPREEGL; translated from the coding sequence ATGGTAGTTCCAGAAAGTCAGATTCGCGCGCTTATCCGGCTGTTGTCCGATGACGATGCGCGCATTGTCGAGACGATCAGCGGCAAGCTGATCGACATCGGCCCCGTGGCTGTGCCGCTGCTTCAGGAAGCCGAGATTGAGCAGCCGGAGATGGCCGATCGCATTGCGACGATTTTGGAAGAGATTCGCTGGGGCAAGCTCGAAGACGAAATGAGGGTTCTGGCTGCAGGCCCTGACGAGACCATGAGCTTAGAGGAGGGCGCCTTCCTCATCGCTCGCTACACCTATCCGTTGCTCGATACGGCGGACTATCGACGGCTCCTCGATACGATGGCCCAGGAAGTGCGGGAACGCATCGGCCCGCGTGCATCGGGGGAAGAAACGGTCAATGCGCTGAATCGCTACATCTTCACCGAGCAGGGCTTCAAAGGAAATACCAAGAACTATTACGAGGTCGAGAACAGTTATCTGAACCGCGTGATCGACCGGCGGGTGGGCATTCCCATCAGCTTGTCGGTGGTGTATCTCCTCATCGGGCAACGTTTGAGCCTGCCGCTGCATGGCATCGGCATGCCGGGCCATTTCCTCGTGAAGTACGAGGCGGACCGCTATAAGATCTTCATCGATTGCTTCAACGGCGGAGCATTATTAACCGAAAAGAACTGTGCGCGGTTCCTCACCGAAGCGGGTTATGGGTTTGACGACAAGTATCTGCAACACAGCCCGGTCCGCGCCATCCTCTCACGCATGGTCAAGAACCTTCTGGCGATCTATTCGAAGATGGATGAACCGGTGAAGACCGCGCGGTTTACGACACTGATCGAAATCCTCGGCGGAGAGCCACGAGAAGAAGGCTTGTAG
- a CDS encoding Transport permease protein (MaGe:77309489): MAHYWQEIGALTLRWVRRLSREKFSMLFTLVQPMLFWLIFFGNLFQRAADVQVTQAPNYISFLAAGVVVMTVLNNGLAGGVDLLFDKENGFLERLMSAPIHRSSVILSRFIFVMTITSLQVLVILGIAFLFGVHPATGLAGVAMILLIGMLFGVGLTAISMAMAFSVKSHGDFFSVLGFLSLPMIFLSSALVPLTAMPGWMSVLAQFNPMTWAIDAVRPLILTGWSDALPHVGMAIVVMLIFDALCLYGGAKAFRRAMG; encoded by the coding sequence ATGGCGCACTATTGGCAAGAAATCGGAGCTCTGACGCTGCGGTGGGTTCGCCGCTTGAGCCGGGAAAAATTCAGCATGCTCTTCACGCTGGTGCAGCCGATGCTGTTCTGGCTGATCTTCTTCGGCAACCTGTTTCAGCGCGCCGCGGATGTGCAAGTGACCCAGGCGCCCAATTACATCAGCTTCCTAGCGGCTGGGGTGGTCGTGATGACGGTGCTGAATAACGGGCTGGCCGGTGGCGTCGATTTGCTGTTCGATAAGGAAAACGGGTTTCTCGAACGGTTGATGTCCGCGCCGATCCACCGGAGTTCGGTCATCCTCAGCCGGTTTATTTTCGTGATGACCATCACGTCGCTGCAAGTTCTGGTGATCCTCGGCATCGCGTTTCTCTTTGGCGTCCATCCCGCGACCGGGTTGGCCGGTGTTGCTATGATTCTCTTGATCGGGATGCTGTTCGGGGTGGGGCTCACGGCCATTTCGATGGCGATGGCGTTTTCCGTCAAAAGCCATGGGGACTTTTTCTCGGTCCTCGGGTTTTTGTCGCTGCCGATGATCTTCCTCAGTTCGGCGCTGGTGCCGTTGACCGCCATGCCGGGCTGGATGAGTGTCCTGGCGCAGTTCAATCCCATGACCTGGGCGATTGACGCCGTGCGGCCACTGATTCTCACCGGCTGGAGCGATGCTCTGCCGCATGTGGGGATGGCCATAGTCGTGATGCTCATTTTCGATGCCTTGTGTTTATATGGTGGGGCGAAGGCTTTCCGCCGTGCAATGGGTTAA
- a CDS encoding NG,NG-dimethylarginine dimethylaminohydrolase 1 (MaGe:77309477), giving the protein MSRLLVCPPDYFDIEYEINPWMRRANTVDHASAVAQWRGLMQVLEQEVGVRLERMSPVPELPDLVFTANAGVVVGRRAVVSRFRYPERQREEAYFEDWFRSAGYDVVTLESEFFFEGAGDLLGFSDCWFGGYRQRSDIRVFPLLSDVFMREIIPLELVDGRFYHLDTCFCPLSGGELLYFPAAFDKDGQEVITERVSDESRLVVPEHEALRFACNAVCVGKQVVLPAGCPETERQLHSRGYRTHSLRLGEFMKSGGSAKCLTLALD; this is encoded by the coding sequence GTGAGCCGGTTGCTGGTTTGCCCGCCGGACTATTTCGACATTGAGTACGAGATCAATCCCTGGATGCGGCGTGCCAATACGGTCGATCATGCCAGTGCCGTCGCGCAGTGGCGCGGGCTCATGCAGGTGCTTGAGCAGGAGGTTGGCGTGCGGCTAGAGCGGATGAGTCCGGTGCCGGAATTGCCCGATTTGGTGTTTACCGCCAATGCCGGTGTGGTCGTCGGACGGCGGGCGGTCGTCAGCCGGTTTCGCTATCCCGAGCGCCAACGGGAGGAAGCCTATTTCGAGGATTGGTTTCGCAGCGCCGGCTATGATGTGGTGACGTTGGAGTCCGAGTTCTTTTTCGAAGGTGCCGGAGATCTGCTGGGGTTTTCCGATTGTTGGTTTGGGGGCTATCGCCAGCGATCGGACATCCGAGTATTCCCGTTGCTCAGCGATGTTTTCATGCGCGAGATCATCCCCCTCGAACTTGTCGACGGACGGTTTTACCATCTGGATACGTGTTTCTGCCCTCTGTCAGGCGGGGAATTGTTATATTTCCCGGCCGCCTTCGACAAGGATGGGCAGGAGGTCATCACGGAGCGGGTGTCCGACGAGTCTCGTCTCGTGGTTCCCGAACACGAAGCCCTCCGGTTCGCATGCAATGCGGTTTGTGTGGGGAAACAGGTGGTGCTGCCGGCTGGATGTCCCGAGACGGAGCGGCAGCTTCACTCTCGTGGGTATCGAACGCATTCGTTGCGGCTGGGCGAATTCATGAAGTCCGGCGGGTCGGCGAAATGTCTGACGCTCGCGCTCGACTGA
- a CDS encoding MarR family transcriptional regulator (MaGe:77309483), which yields MELPDLKDDPHLKLVRPIVETYQAFWLANNRHIRSLKLTPSQFDVIATLGDTDGMTCSELSARTLVTKGTLTGVLDRLVAKGFIRREPVDNDRRRIRVQLTEKGDSLFRETYAAHIAFLKPFFERALSPQEVDDARALLLRLRDSFKQGPS from the coding sequence ATGGAACTTCCCGATCTGAAAGACGACCCGCATCTCAAGTTGGTCAGGCCAATAGTGGAAACCTATCAGGCATTCTGGCTTGCCAATAACCGCCATATCCGTTCCTTGAAACTAACGCCATCCCAATTCGACGTCATTGCGACGCTGGGCGATACGGATGGCATGACCTGCTCTGAATTATCCGCCAGAACGCTGGTGACCAAGGGAACGCTCACGGGCGTGCTTGACCGGCTGGTGGCCAAAGGATTCATTCGACGCGAGCCCGTCGACAACGACCGCCGCCGGATTAGGGTTCAACTCACCGAAAAGGGTGACAGCCTCTTCCGCGAAACCTACGCAGCTCATATCGCATTCTTGAAACCGTTTTTCGAACGGGCATTGAGTCCCCAAGAAGTCGATGACGCGCGCGCATTGCTGCTCCGGCTTCGCGACAGTTTCAAGCAAGGACCGTCTTAG
- a CDS encoding Putative Ribonuclease Z (Evidence 3 : Putative function from multiple computational evidences; MaGe:77309484) — MRLTILGSGTNLHPARAAAGYLVKTDQTILLDFGPRTLSNLLKTGVNRHRITHILFSHFHADHFSDFITYFFDALIYTKHSGGWRPDLTVIGPRGAKTLFRSIMATFPSFANPPFRVHLKEVADRSFHIGETLITPRRVVHVPDLNSVGYRIEYKNKTLVYSGDAQYCDSLVRLCREADVAVLDCSFPATKPGPVHMHAGECGQVAEEAGVDRLVLSHFYPPADRADVKAQAAEHFRGTVIKGKDLLTIKL; from the coding sequence ATGCGGCTGACGATTCTCGGCTCGGGCACAAACCTGCACCCGGCCAGAGCCGCCGCCGGCTACCTAGTCAAAACCGACCAGACGATCCTGTTGGACTTCGGCCCCCGGACATTGTCCAATCTCCTGAAGACCGGCGTGAATCGCCACCGCATCACCCACATTCTCTTCTCGCACTTTCACGCCGATCACTTTTCCGACTTCATTACATATTTTTTCGATGCGCTGATCTACACCAAACACAGCGGCGGCTGGCGCCCCGACCTGACCGTGATCGGCCCGCGCGGAGCGAAGACCTTATTCCGCAGCATCATGGCCACGTTCCCGAGTTTCGCGAACCCGCCGTTCCGAGTGCATCTGAAAGAAGTGGCGGACCGGTCGTTTCACATCGGCGAGACTCTCATTACGCCACGGCGGGTCGTGCATGTTCCCGATTTGAATAGCGTGGGCTATCGCATCGAGTATAAGAACAAGACCCTGGTCTACTCGGGCGACGCGCAATACTGCGACAGCCTGGTCCGCCTCTGCCGGGAAGCCGACGTGGCCGTGCTGGACTGCTCGTTCCCAGCCACGAAGCCTGGGCCGGTGCATATGCATGCGGGTGAATGCGGCCAGGTGGCGGAAGAAGCCGGCGTAGACCGTCTCGTGCTGTCGCACTTCTATCCGCCCGCGGATCGAGCCGACGTGAAAGCGCAAGCGGCGGAGCATTTTCGCGGGACAGTGATAAAGGGGAAGGATCTGCTGACGATTAAGCTCTGA
- a CDS encoding HEAT repeat domain-containing protein (MaGe:77309482), producing the protein MLRRADRGQANLSAIVILLGIVITSVWVWKRLSLESQEFVIDQAIPLAAAVLGVGVLVMVIVKKIRRRTQRTRRRERLLAAFQRESVRDKKLELSFALAEVTEYRVSGLEAVAPALKDLWVSTLRRAVGEKQHRIRGMAASHLGVLQDRSVVPLLLAALEDDHAYVRSCAALGLGRLRASEARAKLEEVMKEDWDQTTRSRAKEALERLTPP; encoded by the coding sequence ATGCTGCGACGCGCCGACCGGGGCCAGGCCAATCTGAGCGCCATTGTCATCCTGCTGGGGATTGTCATTACCTCGGTGTGGGTATGGAAGCGCCTGTCGCTGGAGTCACAGGAATTCGTGATCGATCAGGCGATTCCGCTGGCCGCCGCGGTGCTTGGCGTTGGCGTGCTGGTCATGGTGATCGTCAAGAAGATCCGCCGGCGAACGCAGCGAACACGCAGACGAGAGCGCTTGCTCGCGGCGTTTCAGCGGGAATCCGTTCGCGACAAGAAACTCGAACTGTCCTTCGCCTTGGCGGAAGTGACTGAGTATCGGGTGAGCGGGCTTGAAGCGGTGGCGCCTGCGCTCAAAGATCTTTGGGTGAGCACGTTGCGCCGGGCGGTCGGGGAGAAACAACATCGCATTCGTGGGATGGCGGCGAGCCACTTGGGTGTGCTGCAGGACCGTTCGGTCGTGCCGCTGTTACTTGCCGCGCTCGAAGACGATCATGCCTATGTCCGCTCCTGCGCGGCTCTGGGACTGGGCCGCCTGCGCGCCTCCGAGGCCCGGGCAAAACTTGAAGAAGTCATGAAGGAAGATTGGGATCAGACCACGCGCAGCCGCGCCAAGGAAGCGCTGGAACGGCTTACGCCGCCATAA